The Bombus terrestris chromosome 4, iyBomTerr1.2, whole genome shotgun sequence genome has a window encoding:
- the LOC105665699 gene encoding coiled-coil domain-containing protein 103 encodes MIMIFLEILERKFPLMLKEDTYIFSFSVQMSKLRSSINYKNMELELLQALSADKLYKLQNDAKLRAVEQNVPTYEDFRQLVNAAHLKPLKCDDVKSKIKRCWNPIVHIDNSNVVMPFEKQEIQQQQSEDCLKLWSKSDNISANEIPTTYVKFIQVWKTIKGHKEKFHYLKMSRYTLREKIFCTEISPSLFVEIIDICFRNISITDNIEFIVDILCTLSKCNRFHLTISFMRQNEKEMCTQLFRNLLINAVHQDEIFIDTIKSLALLYEVVLE; translated from the exons ATGATTATGATCTTTCTTGAAATTCTTGAACGTAAATTTCCTCTGATGCTCAAGgaagatacatacatat TTTCCTTCTCTGTACAAATGAGCAAATTAAGATCAtccataaattataaaaatatggaattaGAACTTCTACAGGCTCTTAGTGCGGATAAGCTATACAAATTACAGAATGATGCTAAACTCAGAGCAGTAGAACAGAATGTGCCTACGTATGAAGATTTTAGGCAACTG GTGAATGCTGCTCATCTAAAACCTTTGAAATGTGACGAtgtaaaatctaaaataaagAGATGTTGGAATCCCATTGTTCATATTGATAATTCGAATGTGGTAATGCCATTTGAAAAACAAGAaatacaacaacaacaatcCGAAGATTGTTTAAAATTATGGAGTAAGAGTGATAATATTTCTGCAAATGAAATACCCACTacatatgtaaaatttatacaaGTTTGGAAAACCATTAAAGGgcataaagaaaaatttcattatctcaAAATGTCCAG ATATACTCTACGGGAGAAAATTTTTTGCACAGAAATTTCTCCATCGTTGTTTGTCGAAATAATCGACATAtgctttcgaaatatttcgattaCGGATAATATAGAGTTTATTGTTGACATTTTATGCACTTTGAGTAAATGCAATAGATTTCATTTAACAATAAGTTTTATGAgacaaaacgaaaaagaaatgtGTACGCAGCTCTTTCGAAATCTACTTATCAACGCGGTACATCAAGACGAGATTTTTATAGATACGATTAAATCATTAGCATTGCTTTACGAAGTCGTACTTGAGTAA